Proteins from a genomic interval of Crassostrea angulata isolate pt1a10 chromosome 7, ASM2561291v2, whole genome shotgun sequence:
- the LOC128192337 gene encoding ELAV-like protein 3, whose protein sequence is MSDPNTNLIVNYLPQTLSDEDFKELFEKIGPLKSYKIVRDKATNYSYGFGFVDYVNEEDAERAIHEMNGQKMDHKTIKVSYARKNDSESKGANIYIANIPRSFGEEELGAHFRQFGEIIQVRLLRDKSTNESKGVGFVYYTKRSEAAAALEAMNGKTLLKGYPALSIKFADINARKGRAPYQIQVQTNLRYPTPGSNPYGGGPHGPMRSTNTRMRFNPMSGNYSPGVGGGGGGGGDMGGQILFVYNIGYDAEEKTLWQLFAPLGTVTKVNVIMDHVRNQCKGYGFVTMKHLHEAEGAILALNGAMYNNRRLSVSFKS, encoded by the coding sequence ATGTCGGACCCAAACACAAATCTCATTGTCAATTATCTTCCTCAAACACTGTCTGACGAGGACTTTAAAGAGCTGTTTGAGAAGATCGGGCCACTCAAATCCTACAAAATTGTCCGTGACAAGGCCACAAATTACAGCTATGGATTTGGATTTGTGGATTACGTGAATGAAGAGGATGCAGAGCGGGCCATCCATGAAATGAATGGGCAGAAAATGGACCACAAAACCATTAAAGTGAGCTACGCAAGGAAAAACGACAGTGAAAGTAAAGGAGCCAATATCTACATAGCAAATATACCCAGATCTTTCGGGGAAGAGGAACTAGGAGCACATTTCAGACAGTTTGGTGAAATCATTCAAGTGCGATTGCTGAGGGACAAATCCACCAATGAATCAAAGGGAGTTGGCTTTGTGTACTACACTAAGCGTTCAGAGGCTGCAGCAGCCCTGGAAGCCATGAATGGGAAAACTTTGTTGAAAGGCTATCCAGCACTGTCCATTAAGTTTGCCGATATAAATGCGCGAAAAGGTCGGGCTCCGTACCAGATCCAAGTCCAGACCAACCTCCGGTACCCCACCCCAGGCAGTAATCCCTATGGTGGGGGTCCTCATGGACCAATGAGAAGTACCAATACTCGGATGCGCTTCAATCCAATGAGTGGAAACTACTCCCCTGGGGTTGGGggaggagggggagggggaggggatATGGGAGGTCAGATTCTGTTTGTGTACAACATTGGATACGATGCTGAGGAGAAGACGCTGTGGCAGTTGTTTGCACCACTAGGAACTGTGACTAAAGTCAATGTTATCATGGATCATGTCAGAAATCAGTGTAAGGGCTACGGCTTTGTCACCATGAAGCATCTACATGAGGCTGAAGGAGCCATCTTGGCACTCAATGGGGCTATGTACAACAATAGACGATTGTCAGTGTCTTTCAAATCGTGA